TGTGGCCGCCGTCCATGGAGGCACGCCGACTGGCGCCCTCGCGGGACGGGCGCTGCGAAAGCCGTCTGCTCCCTGAGTGCTACCACGTTTCAGGCATTAAAGTCCTGCACGCTTTATTATTATCTTACCTCTTTTAGGGATCACGCTATGAATACCGTTGTACCTGCCGTGGAAAAAACGCCGGTGCCTGGACCGGACATCATCAATGAATACCGCCGGATTGCGATCGCGGTTGGCGACGATGCACCGCTGTCGAACTCAAAGACCGCCATCAGCCTGCTCCGCTACCGGGGCGAACACTGTCTGGCTGTGATCGATCCGGCGCACCAGGGAAAAACCACACAGGATCTGTATGGCGTTGGGGGCAGCACTCCGGTCGTCGGTTCACTGTCGGAGGTAGATTCTCCCGATGCACTGTTTATCGGTATTTCTCCTCCGGGTGGTCAGATGCCGGAATCGCTGAGCCGGGTGATCGCGGCTGGTGTGGACGGCGGACTGGATATCGTTTCCGGTCTGCATGAGTTTCTGGTTGAGAACGAAGATTTCTGTCAGGCGGCGCAGCGGAGTGGCAGTCGGCTGATTGACGTCCGCCGCAACCAGCATCGCCAGACGGCCCGTTGCGCCGAGTTTCGCAGCGGCTGTTTGCGAATTCACGCTGTCGGTCAGGATTGCAGCGTGGGCAAAATGGTGACGATGCTCGAACTCGAACGGGGCCTGCAGCAGCGTCAACGGGATGCGAAGTTCCTGGCGACGGGACAGACGGGAATCATGATCAAGGGGAACGGCGTTCCCGTCGACTGTGTCGTTTCTGACTTTGTCAACGGAGCCGTGGAAGAGCTGGTACTGCAGCATGAACAGCATGAGATTCTCCTCATCGAAGGGCAGGGGAGTATCACACATCCGGCCTTTTCAGCGGTAACGTTGGGGCTGTTACATGGCTGTGCCCCACAGGGGTTGATTCTTTGTTATGAAGCGGCCCGTCCCCATGTGAAAGCGATGCCGCATGTGCCGCTCAAGTCTCTGGAACGCTACCGGGAACTTTATGAGCAGCTTGCGTCGGAGCGGTCTCCCGCGGAAGTGATCGGCGTTGCCATGAACGGTCGCAACCTCACAGAAGCAGAGGCGGTCATCGAGAAGCAGCAGGTCCAGGAGCGACTGGGTTTACCGGTCTGCGATGTCTACCGTGATGGACCGGATCTCCTGGTTGATGCCGTGTTGAATTTGCGAGGGAGGCTGTTCGCGTGAAACTGGAATGGCGGCGGGTCAGTCTGCCTTTGAAAGATCCCTTCACGATCGCCCGCGGCACGCTGCACCATCAGCAGTGTCTGATAGTGATTCTGACGCAGGATAGTGTGAGCGGATTTGGCGAAGTCACCTGCAACACTTATTATGGTCACACGTACGAATCGCTGGAAGCGGCGCTCAGCCTGGTCCGCGATGCGATCGCAGAGCAGCCGTTGATGCATCCGCGAGAGCTGTATGAAGTCTGCCAGGCTGTCATTCCTGCAGACCGGTTTGCGCTCTCCGCCATCGATGGGGCTGCCTACGATCTGTACGGCAAGACGCAGGGAATCCGCACGACTGAGGTCCTGGGGTTACCCACGACTGCTGAGACCCGGTCTAGTTATACTCTGGGCATTGATTCGATTGAGGAAATGATTCGTAAATACCGCGATCAGCCCGCCTGGCCTGTCTACAAGATCAAGCTGGGCACGTCCCACGATCTGGAGATTGTGCAGGCACTGCGGGCGGTGACGGAAGCCACGATTCGTGTCGACG
The genomic region above belongs to Gimesia chilikensis and contains:
- a CDS encoding dipeptide epimerase — encoded protein: MKLEWRRVSLPLKDPFTIARGTLHHQQCLIVILTQDSVSGFGEVTCNTYYGHTYESLEAALSLVRDAIAEQPLMHPRELYEVCQAVIPADRFALSAIDGAAYDLYGKTQGIRTTEVLGLPTTAETRSSYTLGIDSIEEMIRKYRDQPAWPVYKIKLGTSHDLEIVQALRAVTEATIRVDANCAWTVEQTITNSHALRELGVEFIEQPLPADASPAAQREVFEQSALPVIADERCRTEEDVARCEGLFHGINVKLCKCGGLTPASRMLQQARTLGMKTMVGCMIESTVGISAAAQLLPLLDYADFDGACLLAEDVARGVRIHNGEVEFSTVPGNGIELLI
- a CDS encoding DUF1611 domain-containing protein; translated protein: MNTVVPAVEKTPVPGPDIINEYRRIAIAVGDDAPLSNSKTAISLLRYRGEHCLAVIDPAHQGKTTQDLYGVGGSTPVVGSLSEVDSPDALFIGISPPGGQMPESLSRVIAAGVDGGLDIVSGLHEFLVENEDFCQAAQRSGSRLIDVRRNQHRQTARCAEFRSGCLRIHAVGQDCSVGKMVTMLELERGLQQRQRDAKFLATGQTGIMIKGNGVPVDCVVSDFVNGAVEELVLQHEQHEILLIEGQGSITHPAFSAVTLGLLHGCAPQGLILCYEAARPHVKAMPHVPLKSLERYRELYEQLASERSPAEVIGVAMNGRNLTEAEAVIEKQQVQERLGLPVCDVYRDGPDLLVDAVLNLRGRLFA